The following coding sequences are from one Triticum dicoccoides isolate Atlit2015 ecotype Zavitan chromosome 4A, WEW_v2.0, whole genome shotgun sequence window:
- the LOC119287287 gene encoding protein SRG1-like, translating to MVRTTVQELAAAVEEPPRQYVVAHEQDQGLLAADEMPEPIPLIDLSRLTTAAAADEADKLRAALQTWGLFMVTNHGIEESLMDAMMSASREFFRQPSEEKQKCSNLIDGGGKHSEVEGYGNDEVVNQAEGLSWNDRLHLRVEPEDERNFTKWPAHPKSFRDVLLEYASRTKRIRDLVFRSIAKLLDLDEDYFLNQISSKDPGFARFNYYPPCPRPDLVLGMRPHSDAGLLTILFVDHDVGGLQVERDGRWYNVPAKPYSLVINLADCMEIMCNGIFRSPVHRVVTNAERERLSLAVFYAVDGETVLEPAPGLLDDERPARYGKFKAKDFGLSFD from the exons ATCAAGGCCTGCTGGCCGCTGATGAGATGCCGGAGCCCATCCCTCTCATCGATCTTAGCCGGCTGactacggccgccgccgccgacgaggccgACAAGCTCCGGGCGGCTCTACAGACCTGGGGCCTCTTCATG GTGACCAACCATGGAATCGAGGAGTCTCTCATGGATGCCATGATGAGCGCGTCGAGGGAATTCTTCCGGCAACCGTCCGAAGAGAAGCAGAAATGCAGCAACTTGATAGACGGCGGCGGCAAGCACTCTGAGGTGGAAGGCTATGGAAATGACGAGGTGGTAAACCAGGCCGAGGGCCTCAGCTGGAACGACCGGCTGCATCTGAGGGTGGAGCCAGAAGATGAGAGGAATTTCACCAAGTGGCCCGCTCACCCGAAATCTTTCAG GGATGTGCTTCTTGAGTACGCATCAAGAACCAAGAGAATAAGAGACCTCGTCTTTCGATCGATCGCCAAGCTCCTGGACCTTGATGAGGATTACTTCCTCAACCAAATATCAAGCAAGGATCCCGGGTTTGCTAGGTTCAACTACTACCCTCCGTGTCCGAGACCTGACCTAGTACTGGGCATGAGGCCTCACTCTGATGCTGGTCTCCTTACCATCCTTTTTGTCGACCACGACGTCGGTGGCTTGCAAGTTGAGAGAGATGGGAGATGGTACAATGTTCCGGCCAAGCCTTACTCGTTGGTGATCAACTTGGCTGACTGCATGGAG ATAATGTGCAACGGGATCTTCAGGAGCCCGGTCCACAGGGTGGTGACGAACGCCGAGAGAGAGAGGCTTTCACTGGCCGTGTTTTATGCTGTGGATGGAGAGACGGTGCTGGAGCCAGCGCCTGGTTTGCTGGATGACGAGCGACCGGCAAGATATGGGAAATTCAAGGCCAAGGATTTCGGTCTTTCTTTCGACTGA